A genome region from Haliotis asinina isolate JCU_RB_2024 chromosome 11, JCU_Hal_asi_v2, whole genome shotgun sequence includes the following:
- the LOC137256111 gene encoding neuronal acetylcholine receptor subunit alpha-10-like: MYLKMLFLLAGGLLVSASSGNKRRLLADLFRSYNKRIEPFEDNAPLHVKIELNLIEITDIDEKKQVMTTHAWVRLIWRDATLAWQPEDYAGVTDLRIPSDMIWTPDVRVQNTVELNDQLSPNGQTNAVLFSNGEVLLVYQAILKTSCRVDLSQFPLDQQMCRIMFHSWSYSGDQLNITNEGGSGDLQDYISNAEWELMTYNKSQSTIFYACCPEPYITVNFDVVLRRRPLYFLVNVMMPCLVVTLVALLGLLVPNESGEKITIGMTSLLAVIVLLLVSSQSTPPTSYVTPLIVVYYAINIVIVSLSVGLAVFTLNIHHRGARGHKLPRLVKSLCFGFLAKILLIHVDLPESAQLKMITNPANQEAMNAYKPAATPTEGEPGGENKVVDVLNRLLHTVEKAMDLHKRRITTQDSLDEAAYEWKQLAIVLERALTIIFLIVVLCTTIAMFS; this comes from the exons ATGTACCTGAAGATGCTCTTTCTCCTCGCTGGAGGGTTGCTAG TATCTGCAAGCAGTGGTAACAAAAGGCGTCTGCTCGCTGATCTGTTTAGGAGCTATAACAAACGTATTGAACCCTTCGAAGATAACGCCCCGCTACACGTGAAGATAGAGCTCAACCTTATCGAGATAACCGACATC GACGAGAAGAAGCAAGTGATGACAACACATGCCTGGGTTAGACTG ATATGGAGGGATGCAACGTTGGCATGGCAACCAGAAGACTATGCGGGCGTGACTGACCTGCGGATCCCCTCCGACATGATATGGACGCCTGACGTGAGAGTACAAAACAC AGTGGAACTAAACGATCAGCTATCGCCAAACGGACAGACAAACGCCGTACTATTTTCAAATGGAGAAGTCCTCTTGGTGTATCAGGCCATCTTGAAGACGTCATGTCGTGTCGATCTGTCGCAATTCCCTTTGGATCAACAAATGTGTCGGATAATGTTCCATTCGTGGTCGTACAGTGGCGATCAACTCAATATCACAAATGAAGGAGGGTCCGGCGATTTACAAGATTATATATCAAACGCGGAATGGGaattaatgacttacaataagAGCCAGAGTACTATATTTTATGCATGCTGTCCAGAGCCTTACATTACTGTAAACTTCGACGTCGTTTTGAGACGGAGGCCTTTGTACTTCTTGGTCAATGTTATGATGCCTTGTCTCGTCGTGACGCTCGTCGCTCTACTGGGACTTCTGGTGCCCAACGAATCTGGGGAGAAGATTACGATTGGAATGACGTCTCTGCTGGCAGTGATAGTATTGCTGCTTGTTAGTTCACAGTCAACGCCACCGACGTCGTATGTGACCCCTCTTATTG TTGTATACTACGCTATCAACATCGTCATTGTGTCCCTGAGCGTTGGTCTGGCCGTGTTCACACTGAATATTCATCACCGAGGAGCAAGAGGACACAAACTGCCACGCCTTGTCAAATCTTTGTGTTTCGGTTTTCTTGCAAAGATCCTCCTCATCCATGTAGACCTACCAGAGTCGGCCCAGTTGAAAATG ATAACAAATCCTGCTAATCAAGAGGCCATGAATGCCTACAAACCAGCAGCCACCCCGACGGAGGGAGAGCCCGGTGGAGAGAATAAAGTGGTGGATGTTCTCAACCGACTGCTCCACACAGTAGAGAAGGCCATGGACCTACACAAGAGGAGGATCACAACACAAGACAGCCTTGACGAGGCTGCATATGAATGGAAACAGCTAGCCATCGTTCTTGAACGCGCTCTGACCATCATATTTCTCATCGTCGTTCTTTGTACGACGATTGCAATGTTCTCGTAA